A portion of the Diprion similis isolate iyDipSimi1 chromosome 4, iyDipSimi1.1, whole genome shotgun sequence genome contains these proteins:
- the LOC124405676 gene encoding uncharacterized protein LOC124405676, which translates to MIMDNRFIFKTIFLLLIATTSEAIFFDYPKKALMDFFQSLKGKKEAAKKSHDDVHHYHLHYYPVPVSVVIDDHHENVKAPGKHELDNLHREELRSLGWTDQEYKHVPEPELIIPKHQHHETAGDLWPQQHQSHLSNGLTLQDQIDIAAIRQKIERHSKQQKYQPTVEHHHPTHISLHLPFHQEIILHQPAPPKEEKKVHPLTAFFEKLHSIKNSLFSSHEDKKSHQCDDKVENVATITSKIRSSDAFTIYTFHPKNLRKH; encoded by the exons ATGATTATGGATAATAGATTCATTTTCAAA ACCATCTTCTTGTTGCTGATAGCGACAACATCTGAGGCAATATTCTTTGATTA CCCAAAAAAAGCTCTCATGGATTTCTTCCAATCCCTGAAAGGGAAAAAGGAAGCCGCGAAGAAGTCTCACGACGATGTTCACCACTATCATCTTCACTATTATCCGGTGCCGGTGAGCGTTGTCATCGACGATCATCACGAGAATGTCAAGGCACCAGGAAAGCATGAATTGGACAATTTGCACAG AGAGGAGCTTAGATCCCTGGGATGGACCGATCAGGAGTACAAACACGTGCCTGAACCGGAACTAATTATTCCTAAACACCAGCATCACGAGACCGCCGGTGATCTTTGGCCACAGCAACATCAGAGCCACCTTTCGAACGGTTTGACGCTTCAGGATCAGATTGACATCGCTG CGATTAGGCAAAAGATAGAGCGGCACTCGAAGCAGCAGAAGTACCAGCCAACGGTGGAACATCATCATCCGACACACATATCTCTCCATCTTCCTTTTCACCAGGAGATCATACTTCATCAGCCGGCCCCCccaaaggaagagaaaaaagttcaCCCGCTGAcagcattttttgaaaaacttcacAGCATTAAAAATTCTCTCTTCAGTTCACACGAGGACAAAAAGTCCCATCAATGCGACGATAAAGTCGAAAACGTCGCGACCATTACTTCGAAAATTAGGTCGAGTGACGcttttacaatttatacatttcatccaaaaaatttgaggaaacactga